From Triticum aestivum cultivar Chinese Spring chromosome 4A, IWGSC CS RefSeq v2.1, whole genome shotgun sequence, a single genomic window includes:
- the LOC123082651 gene encoding 4-hydroxyphenylacetaldehyde oxime monooxygenase-like, whose amino-acid sequence MAISLLLLAGFLLAVVSYLLVTRRGNEERGLRLPPGPARVPLLGNLHQLGPLPHHSLRDLAGRHGPVMLLRLGAARAVVVSSAAAARDVMRAHDADCCSRPASPGPARLSYGRKSVAFSPYGAYWRDMRRLFASELVGARGVAAAWAARRQQVDRLMSALGNATGPVALDEHVFRVADGIIGTVAYGSVYGAEAFARKYERFQHVLFEGMDMSASFAAEDFFPNAAGRLVDRLVGVVARRERIFRDLDGFFEEVLEHHQDPARPKPESGGGDLVDALVGLCEEHGFTRDHVKAVLMDAFLGGIDTSSVTILWAMSELMRKPRVLKTAQEEIRAAVGGNGNKELWRVQPDDLPKLTYLKMVVKETLRLHPPATLLLPRETLRRVEIGGYEVPAGTRVVVNAWAIGREAASWGPDAEEFEPERFEADGRHGKVDFRGAHMELVPFGAGRRICPGLAMGVANVEYTLANMLCGFEWAVPEGEEVSMEEAGALTFHRKTPLVLLPTPYVPSA is encoded by the coding sequence ATGGCGATAtcactcctcctcctggccggcttcCTCCTTGCCGTTGTCTCCTACCTGCTGGTGACGAGGCGCGGCAACGAGGAAAGAGGACTGAGGCTGCCGCCGGGTCCGGCGCGGGTGCCGCTGCTCGGCAACCTGCACCAGCTAGGCCCGCTGCCACACCACAGCTTGCGCGACCTGGCCGGGCGGCACGGCCCCGTCATGCTCCTGCGCCTCGGCGCGGCGCGAGCGGTGGTGGTTTCGTCCGCCGCGGCGGCGCGCGACGTCATGAGGGCCCACGACGCCGACTGCTGCAGCCGACCTGCGTCGCCAGGCCCCGCGCGCCTCTCATACGGCCGCAAGAGCGTCGCCTTCTCGCCCTACGGTGCCTACTGGCGCGACATGCGCAGGCTCTTCGCCTCCGAGCTCGTCGGGGCTCGTGGCGTCGCCGCCGCCTGGGCCGCGCGGCGGCAGCAGGTGGACAGGCTCATGTCCGCCCTGGGCAACGCGACGGGACCGGTGGCGTTGGACGAGCACGTGTTCCGCGTCGCCGACGGCATCATCGGCACGGTGGCGTACGGGAGCGTGTACGGTGCGGAGGCCTTCGCGCGCAAGTACGAGCGGTTCCAGCACGTGCTGTTCGAGGGCATGGACATGTCGGCCAGCTTCGCGGCCGAGGATTTCTTCCCCAACGCCGCCGGCCGCCTCGTCGACCGGCTCGTCGGCGTCGTCGCGCGGCGGGAGAGGATCTTCAGAGACCTGGACGGCTTCTTCGAGGAGGTGCTGGAGCATCACCAGGACCCCGCGCGCCCCAAGccggagagcggcggcggcgacctcgTGGACGCCCTGGTCGGCCTCTGCGAGGAGCATGGCTTCACGAGGGACCACGTCAAGGCCGTCCTGATGGACGCGTTCCTCGGCGGCATCGACACGAGCTCCGTGACGATCCTGTGGGCGATGTCGGAGCTCATGAGGAAGCCGCGCGTGCTGAAGacggcgcaggaggagatccgggCCGCGGTCGGCGGCAACGGCAACAAGGAGCTGTGGCGGGTGCAGCCGGACGACCTGCCCAAGCTGACGtacctgaagatggtggtgaaggagACGCTGCGGCTGCACCCGCCGGCGACGCTGCTGCTGCCGCGGGAGACGCTGCGGAGGGTGGAGATCGGCGGCTACGAGGTGCCAGCGGGAACGCGGGTGGTGGTGAACGCGTGGGCGATCGGGAGGGAGGCGGCGAGCTGGGGGCCGGACGCGGAGGAGTTCGAGCCGGAGAGGTTCGAGGCGGACGGGAGGCACGGCAAGGTGGACTTCCGCGGCGCGCACATGGAGCTGGTGCCgtttggcgcggggcggcggatctGCCCCGGGCTGGCCATGGGCGTGGCGAACGTGGAGTACACTCTGGCCAACATGCTGTGTGGCTTCGAGTGGGCGGTGCCGGAGGGGGAGGAGGTGAGCATGGAGGAGGCCGGCGCGCTGACCTTCCACCGCAAGACCCCGCTGGTGCTCCTGCCCACCCCATACGTGCCTTCAGCTTGA